AGGCCCACCTCACCCTGGCACCGGCCCTGATCGTGCTGGGCATCGTCAACATCGTGTACGGCGCCCTCAACGCCTTCGCCCAGGACAACGTGAAGCGGCGCATCGCCTGCAGCTCGGTGAGCCACATGGGCTTCGTGCTGCTGGGCATCGGTGCGATCGATGCCCTGGGCATGAGCGGGGCGATGCTGCAGATGATCAGCCACGGCCTGATCGCCGCCGCCATGTTCTTCGTCACCGGCGTGTTCTACGAGCGCACCAAGACACTCTCCATTCCCAACATGGGTGGATTGGCCAAGGCGCTGCCGATCACGTTCGCCTTCTTCCTCGCCAGTTCCCTGGCCTCCCTCGCCCTGCCCGGCATGAGCGGCTTCGTGAGCGAGATCACCGTGTTCCTCGGCATCACCGCCAACGACGGCTTCACCACCGGCTTCCGCGTGATCACGATCGTGCTCGCCGCCATCGGCCTGGTGCTCACGCCGGTGTACCTGCTGAGCCTCTGCCGGCGGGTGTTCTTCGGGCCGAGGATTCCCGCCCTCGCGGTGGTGGGCGACATGAAGCCCCGGGAGCTGCTGATCGGCCTCACCCTGCTGGTGCCCACCCTGGTGATCGGCTTCTGGCCGCGGGTCGCCATCGACTTCTACGAAGCCAGCACCAACGCTCTCGCCAGCCAGCTGGCCAGTGTCAGCAGCATCGCCCTGGACGGATTGCCCCCCATCGGCTGAACCACGCCGGCGGGCGGCATCCGCTGAAATGGCGTGAGATGACCCCTGGAGATGGGCAACGCCACCGCAGTTCAGCCCCTGCTCGCCGGCCAGGGTCTGCCGGCCTTCGAAGCCATCACCCCGGAGCAGATCAACGCGGCCATGCCCCGGTTGCTGGAGGAGCTCGACGCGGAGCTCACGGCGCTGGAACACCGGCTCGAGCAGCAGCCGGCCCAGCCTGAGGCCGCGCTGCACTGGGAGAGCGTGATGGATCCGCTCCAGCGCCTCGGCGAGCGGCTGCGCTGGAGCTGGGGGGTAGTGAGCCACCTGCACGGCGTGTGCAACAGCCCCGAGTTGCGGGAGGCCTACCAGCAGCAGCAGCCGGCCGTGGTGGCCTTCGGCAGTCGCGCCGGCCAGAGCCGGGTGGTGTACCGGGCCCTGGAGACGCTGGCCCAGCAGCACGCCGCCAGCCAGCCCGGTGATCCTGCGCACCTCGATCCCACCCAGCTGCGCATCCTGGAAGCGGAGCGCCTCGACATGCAGCTGCGCGGCGTGGGGCTGGAGGGGGCCGAGCAGGATGCCTTCAACGCCGCCACCGCCGAGCTGGCCAGCCTGGCGAGCACCTTCGGCAACCACGTGCTCGATGCCACCAACGGCTGGAGCCTCACCCTCACCCGCGAGGAGGAGCTGGCCGGGCTGCCGGACAGCCTGCGCGAGCTGCTGGCCCAGGCCGCGCGGGAAGCCGGGGAGGAGGGCTGGCGCCTGGGGCTGGACATGCCACGGGTGGTGCCGTTCCTGAAGTACAGCCAGCGGCGGGACCTGCGCGAAACCGTCTACCGCGCCCATGTGAGCCGAGCCTCCAGCGGTGAGCTCGACAACGGCCCGCTGATCGAGCGGATCCTCACCCTCAAGCGGGACCAGGCGCGCCGCCTGGGCTACGCCAACTGGGCCGAGGTGAGCCTGGCCACGAAGATGGCCGGATCCGTGGCGGACGTGGAGCAGCTGCTTGAAGAACTGCGGGCGGCGGCGTTCCCGGTGGCCGAGGCGGAGCTGGAGGCCCTCAGAGCCTGTGCCCGGCGCCATGGCGCCCCCGAAGCCGACGCCCTCAGACCCTGGGACGTGAGCTACTGGGCCGAGGTGCTGCGCCGGGAATCGTTCGACCTCGATGCCGAGGCCCTGCGTCCCTGGTTCCCACTCGAGCAGGTGCTGCAGGGCCTGTTCGGCCTCTGCCAGCGCCTGTTCGACATCCGCATCGTGAGCACCGAAGGGGAGGCGCCCCTCTGGCATCCCGATGTGCGCTACTTCCGGGTGCTGGATGCCGGCAACGGCACCCCCCTGGCCGGCTTCTACCTCGATCCCTACAGCCGGCCGGGCAGCAAGCGCGGCGGCGCCTGGATGGACGAATGCCTGGGCCGCTCGAGCACCCCATCCGGCGAGACCGTGCTGCCGGTGGCCTACCTGATCTGCAACCAGAGCCCGCCCGTGGGGGACACCCCCAGCCTGATGACCTTCGAGGAGGTGGAGACCCTGTTCCACGAGTTCGGCCACGGACTCCAGCACATGCTCACCACCGTGGAGCGGGCCCAGGCCGCCGGCATCAACAACGTGGAGTGGGATGCGGTGGAGCTGCCCAGCCAGTTCATGGAGAACTGGTGCTACGACCGGGCCACGCTGATGGGAATGGCGCGCCACTGGCGAAGCGGCGAGCCCCTGCCGGAACGGGAATACGAGAAGCTCCTGGCCGCCCGCACCTTCATGGGGGGCACCGCCACCCTGCGCCAGGTGCACTTCGCCCTCACCGACCTGCGCCTCCACAGCCAGTGGACGCCGGATGGGGGCCAGAGCCCGGAGCAGCTGCGTCGTGCCATCGCCCGCAGCACCACGGTGCTGGAGCCGATTCCCGAGGATGCCTTCCTCTGTGCCTTCAGCCACATCTTTGCCGGCGGCTATGCCGCGGGCTACTACTCCTACAAGTGGGCGGAGGTGCTCAGCGCCGACGCCTTCAGCGCCTTCGAGGAAGTGGGTCTGGAGCAGGAGGAGGCGATCGTGGCCACGGGCCGCCGCTTCCGCGACACGGTTCTCAGCCTGGGGGGCAGCCGCTCCCCGGCCGAGGTGTTCGAGGCCTTTCGCGGCCGCCAGCCCAGCAGCGAAGCCCTCATCCGTCATTCGGGCCTGGCGGCCTCCAGCGGCTGAACCGAGGGGCTGCCGGGCCAGGTCAGCCCCTTGGGCAGGATGGGGCGATGGAGTGCACGCTGAGCGACCTGCGCGGCATCGCCGACCGCTTTGCCCTGCCGGCAGCGGTGAGCGCCGTCACACCCCTGGGCAACGGCAACGTCAACGACACCTTCAGGGTGGAGACGGAGAGCGGACAGCGTTTCGTGCTGCAGCGCCTCAACACCCGCGTGTTTCGCCACCCAGAGCAGGTGATGGCCAACATCGTGGCCCTCAACCGCCATGTGGCCGGCCGGGCCCCCCTGACGGCCACGCCGGAGAGACGCTGGGAACTGCCCGAGGCGATTCCGCTGCGCGACGCCACGGCCTTCCAGCTCCGGCATCCGTCGGGGGTGTGGCGGATGCTCAGCCATGTGGACCAGGCCAACACCCACGACACGGTGCTCCACCTCGACCATGCGGCCGAACTGGGCCGGGGCCTGGGCACCTTCCACCGGCTGATCCACGATCTGCCCTGCCGGCAGCTGGCCGACACCCTGGAGGGCTTCCACATCACGCCGGGCTACCTGGCCAGCTTCGATCAGGTGCACGCCGGCCTGACGGGGCGGACGCCCCAGCACCGCTTCGACGCCGATGAGCACCATTGCATCGCCTTCGTGAACCAGAGGCGGGCCCTGGCCGGGGTGCTGGAGCAGGCCAAGGCCGCAGGGGTGCTGCAGCTGCGGCCGATCCACGGCGATCCGAAGGTCAACAACGTGATGCTCGACACCGCCACCGGTCGCGCCGTGGCCCTGGTGGATCTCGACACGGTGAAGCCCGGGCTGGTGCACTACGACATCGGGGACTGCCTGCGCTCCGGCTGCAACCCGGCGGGAGAGGAGAGCCGCGATCTGGAGGCGGTGGTGTTCGATCTCGATCGCTGCCGCGCCATTCTGGGGGGCTATCTGGAGCAGGCCCGCAGTTTCCTCACCGCCGCCGATTTCGACCACCTCCCCGTGGCGGCCCGGTTGATCAGTTTCGAGCTGGGCCTGCGCTTCTTCACCGATCATCTGGCCGGCAACCGCTACTTCAAGGTGAGCCATCCGCGTCACAACCTCGAACGGGCCCTGGTGCAGTTCCGCCTCACCGAAAGCATCGAGGCCCAGGACACCGCCCTGAACGCCCTGATCGAGGAGCTGCGCTGATGGCGCGCCAGACCTTCCGGCTGGTGCCCTTCGAGGCCGGCGGACCGGCCGTGACCATCGACGGCCAGCTCACGCTGGCGGCGGCCATGCCGGGGGAGGGCGCTCCGGTGCTGGAGCTGGCGCTGCTGGTGCGCGACCGGGACCCCGGGGACGGTGCCGGCAACGGTGTGGCCAGCCTGGCCATCCCCGAACTCCTGCCGGACGCCCCCACCGCCGGCGCCGAGGGCCTGCGCCGCGACGGGCTCTGGCAGCACACCTGCCTGGAGTGTTTCGTGGGCCCCGCCGGCCAGCCGCACTACCTGGAGTTCAACCTCGCCCCCCACGGCGCCTGGACTGTGTACGCCCTCGACGGCTACCGGCAGGGGCTGCGGCCCGCTCCCGACTACCGCAGCCTGCCGTTCCGGTGCACCAGCAGCCCCGAGGGCCTGGAGCTGAATCTGCGCTGTGCGCTGCCGCGCGGCTGGAAGGCTGTGGCGTGCCTCGACTGGCAGGTGAGTGCCGTGCTGGAAGACCGCCACGGCAGCCTCAGCTACTGGGCGCTGCGCCATCCCCGCGGGGCCGCGGACTTCCATGACCGGAACCAGTGGGTGCTGGACCAGCCGTTGTGAGCGGAGCGCCGGAGTTCGGAATCGTGGTGGTGCACCGCTCGGCCAGTCCCTACCTGGCGGTGTGCCTGGAGCAGGCCCGGCGCTGCAATCCCCATGTGCCCGTGGTGCTGGCGGGCGACGCCAGCAATGCCGCCTTCGCCGTGGACCGCTTCGTGGCCATCGACCAGCTGCCCCGCTCCGCCGCCCACACCCAGTTCCTGCGCTGCTACCGCCACTACAGCCCGTCCCAGAGCCTGTTGTGGGAGCGCTTCTGCATCGAGCGCTGGTTCGTGGTGCTGGCCGTGATGGAGCTGGAGGGGTTCGAGCGGGTGCTGGCCCTCGATTCCGACGTGCTGCTGTTCTGCGATGCAGCCGAGGAGGCGCAGCGGTGTGCCGCCTACGCCGTGGCCCTGAACCACTGGGACGGGCAGCGGGCGCTGCCCCACTGCACCTTCATCCAGCGGCGCGAGGCCCTCGAGGAGTTCTGCGCCCTGGTGAGCGCCACCTACGCCAGCGAACACCGCCTGGAGGAGCTGAAGCAACGCAACCAGAAGCGGCTCGGCCGCCACTGGATCTCGGACATGTCGCTCTGGCACGCCTGGGCCATGACCACGGCCCGGCCGGTGCTGATCCGGGAGCGGCTGGGGGAGGAGCCGGCGATCTACGACAGCTGCATCGAACACGTGCGGGGCTTCGAGGCGGTGAATCCGCTGCCGCTGCTGGTGCGCCCCTGGAAGCGGCTCGTCTTCGAGCAGGGCCGCGCCTATGGCTTCCGGCGGCACGACGGCCGGCGGGTGCGGTTGCTGTGCGTGCACTACCACGGACGGTTCAAAGCTCTGATGGGGCGCCATGCCCGCGGACAGGCCGATGGTCTGGTGGCAGCCCTGGTGCTGCTGCGGCTGAAGCTGGCGGAGCTGCCCCTCAAGGCCCTGCGCAACTGGCGGAGCTACCTGCGCCGTCTGCTGGCAGGACCACCTGCCCCAGATCGGACGCCTGCACCACGGCCGCTGCAGGAGGACCAGGAGCCCCGGAGCTGAGCGGGGCCGCAACGAAGCAGAGGGGCGTGTCCGGATCCAGGCGCTGGGCCAGGGCGATGGCCTCGCCGAGGCTGGTGGGCGAGCGCACCAGCCGCAGCTGGCTGCCGGGGTGAGCCCACAGGGCCGCCTGCACGCGCGTGGGCCTGTACAGGCGGTACTGATGCCACCAGGTGTCGGCCGCGAGGATGGAGCGGCACGACAGGGCACCTGCCAGCAGCGCGGCCACCAGCAGCAGCACCCCGGCCGGGCGGCTCCCCCTGACGCTCACCAGGCCCCAGAGAGCGCCAGCCACCAGCATCTGGGCGCCCAGCAGGCCCGGCAGCAGGTAGCGGGTCATCTGGGCGTGTCTGCCGCCGGTGGCCAGGTCGCCGGCCTCCAGCACCAGCAGATTGAGCAACAGCAGCAACACCAGCAGCGACCATCCCGGCGACGTCGTTCGCCGCGCCAAGACCAGAGCGCCAGCCCCCGCCAGGGCCAGCACCACCGTGAGTGCCGCAGCGGGCCACCACGGCGGCGGCTGCCCACCCAGATCCACGAAGGGGGCGCTCCAGTGCAGCCCCCGCAGCCAGGCATCCGGCGGGGCCGGCGGCACCACCCGCAGCCAGGCGGTGTGGCGCAGAAACGCCTCCAGCCGCACCCCCAGAATCCACAGCCAGGGCAGGAATGCCACCAGGGCGATCGCCATGGCGGCGCCCCAGCGGCGCCGGTGGCCGGCGGGCTGGCCCGGCAGCAGACCATGGAGGCCATGGCTGAGGGGAACCAGCACGAAGATCAGGCTGGTGTACAGGCCCGCCACGAGGGTGAGCACATAGCTCCAGAACGGCAGCGGGCCCGGGCCCCGTCTGAGGCGCAGCAGGCCCGCACAGGCCAGGGCCGTAAGCAGCACCAGAAGGCTGTAGGGCCGGGCCTCCTGGGCATAGAGAAGCTGCAGCGGCGACACGACGGCCATGCCGGCCGCCAGGGCAGCAAGGCCAAGGGATCCCGATACTTCCCATCCGAGCCAGTACACCGCCGGCACGAGCAGCACACTGAACAGGGCCGAGAGCAGACGCACCGAGACCATGGCCTCGCCGAATCCTTCCCGCACCAGCCGGGCCAGCAGGAAGTAGAGCGGCGGGTGCTCGGGATGGCGCGCCAGTTCCCGCAGGGTCGCACTCCAGCCATGGTCGGCGGAGAGTCGCAGGAACTGCTGCAGCTCACCGGCCGTGAGCTGGGCTGGCGGCTCCAGAGGAGGGAAGCCGGCGGTGCGCAGCGCGGTGTACACCTCGTCGTGGGAGAGCCACTGGTGCCCGGGGTCGTGAAAGCGGAGTGCCGCCGCCGCCACCATCAGCACCAGGAGGCCCCAGCCGGTCCTGGGACGCCAGGGGCTCAACCGGGGTCCCAGTCTCGCCTCACCATCCCGAGCCATCAGCCACTCCCACACAGCCCTCAGCCGGCCTTTTCCTGAACCAGGGCCACAGAGGCCTGGAGCGCCTGGCGGGACAGCAGGAGCATCCGCGCCTGACTGGCGGCGATCGCCTCCAGGGGGCAATCCTCCAGACAACCGCGCATCAAGGCGGCCAGTTGATCCGGGCTGCAGGCCTCAGCGGGGAAGAGGTGGGGCCAGCCGGTGCGGCTGAGCACCTCGGTGAGCTTGCCGCCCCCGGCGATCTGATCCACGGCGATCACGGGCACACCGGCCGCCAGGGCGAGCAGCGAGCCATGCAGCCGGGTGGTGATCACCAGATCCACCCCGTCGAAGGCCGCTTCGATGTCAGCCGCGGAATTGCGGGCCGAAAGCACCGTGTCGATCGGCAGCACGGGGCCGGGGTGATCGGCCAGCACCTGCCTGAACAGGCCCTCCACTGCCGCCGAGCGGTCCCGCGCCGGGCCGTAGTCCTTCTGAGGCCCCCTCAGGCAGAGGCCGATGCGTGCCTGGGCCGGGCTGGCGGGCCGGGGCCGCTCCAAGGGCGGCTGGCAGCGGGCAATGGCCAGATCAAAGGTGGCGGACTCGGTGCCGTCGCGCGCCACCACCCCATCGAGCAGGACATTGAAAGGTCGTTGGCGCTCCAGCAGCGACACCCCGGCGGCGAGCTTGCGGGCATGGCCGCAGGCAGCGAGCAGCCGTCGCACCCGCTTGGTCAGCACCAGCGGCCCGCAGACGAACACCAGCGTGTGCAGCTGGCTGGCCAGCCGCCAGGGCCGGCGGATCGCCAGATGGCTCGGCAGCGCGTGGCTGGGGTGGGAGAGCACGCTGTGGGGCACCCCGGCCGTGCGCAGCGCGGCCGAGAGGTTCTCCACCGCCAGCAGATCGCCAAGGGTGGCGCCCCTGGGCCAGCTGCCCCACCACACCAGCGCCACCGGGGCAGTGGGAGGGGGCTGGCGCCATCCCCGAAGGCCGGCGGGCACCAACCGGGCCAGGCCGGAGGACGAGTGAGCGCGATCAGCCATGGGCACCCTCGAGGCCGAGCAGCGGCGGCGGCCCGGCGGGCCAGTGGCGGCTGCGGCGCACGGCCACCAGGCCCGAGAAGCCCGGCACCGGAGCGGCGCACTTGCGCAGTTCGAGCCACACCGGCACGGGCCCGTACAGGGCCTCCACCCGGGCAAGGATGCGCTCGCTGAAGTGTTCGAGGGTGAGGCACTCCAGACGCGGTGCCAACTGCAGCAGATCGGCGATCAGGCGGCTGTAGTCGAGGCTGGCGGCAAGGGAATCGGCCCGGGCGGCCTCGGCCAGGTCGGCCCCGAGCACCACGTCGAGTTCGAACCGCTGGCCCAGCCGCCGCTCCTGCTCCAGCACCCCCACATGGGCCCACAGGCGCAGGCCCCGCACCACCACCTGATCGCCGCTCACAGGGGCAGGGAACGGTGGGTGAAGCGGCGTTCCCCCTGGGCGTAGTCGGCGGCGATGTGGCCTTCGCCCCGCAGGCGATAGCGGTAGGTCACCAGGCCTTCCAGGCCCACCGGCCCCCGCGGCGGCAGGGTCTGGGTGCTGATGCCCACCTCGGCCCCGAAGCCGTAGCGGAAACCGTCGGCGAAGCGGGTGCTGCAGTTGAGGAACACCCCGGCGCTGTCCACCGCCGCGAGGAAGCGATCGGCCGTGGCTGCATCGGTGGTGCAGATCGCGTCGGTGTGCCTGGATCCGTAGCGGCCGATGTGCTCCAGGGCAGTCTCCAGATCCTCCACCACCTTCACCGCCAGGATCAGATCGGAATACTCCGTGCCCCAGTCGACCTCCGTGGCCGCCACCGGCACCCCCAGGGCCTGACTGGCCCCATCGCCGCGCAGCTCCACCCCGGCCCGGGCGAAGGCGGGGATGGCCAGGGAGAGAAAGGCCGGAGCGATGGCCCGATGCACCAGCAGGGTTTCGATGGCGTTGCAGGCCGCCGGGTACTGGGTCTTGGCATCGAGGGCCACCCGCAGGGCCTGCTCCGGATCGGCGGCGGCATCGACATAGAGGTGGCACACCCCATCGGCGTGGCCCAGCACCGGGATGCGGGTGTTGTCCTGGATGAAGCGCACGAGGGCATTGGAGCCCCGGGGGATGATCAGGTCCACCAGGCCATCCAGCTTCAGCAAGGCCAGGCTCTCCTCCCGGCTGGTGAGCAGGGTGAGGGCCTCCGGCGCCACGGCGCTGCGGCCCAGCCCCGTCTGCAGGGCGGCGAGGATGGCCCCGCAGCTGCGGCTGGCCTCCCGGCCGCCCTTCAAGATGGCGCCATTGCCGGAGCGGATGGCCAGGGAGGCGATCTGCATCACCGCATCGGGCCGGGCCTCGAAGATCACCCCCACCACCCCGAGGGGCACGCTGAGCCGCTCCAGCACCAGTCCCTGATCCAGTTCCGTATGGAGCTGGCGCCGTCCCACCGGGTCTGGCAGACCAGCCACCTGGCGCACGCCGGCGATCGCCCCATCGAGCTTGGCGGCATCGAGCTTGAGCCGCGCCACCAGGGCAGGCGCCAGGCCATTGCCGGCGGCAGCCTCCAGATCGGCCTGGTTGGCGGCCAGGATCGAGGGGCGGGCCTGCTCCAGCGCCTCGGCCATCGCCAGCACGGCCTGCTGGCGGGCCCCATCGCCGCACTGGCCCAGGGCCATGGCGCAACGGCGCACGGTGGCGGCCCGCTGCAGCAGCTCGGGGCTCGGATCGGGAACGGCAGCCGCCGGAGCGGCGGTGCCCGGCGGGCCGGATCCGGGCGGCGGTGTGGCGGTGAC
This sequence is a window from Cyanobium sp. PCC 7001. Protein-coding genes within it:
- a CDS encoding M3 family metallopeptidase, with protein sequence MGNATAVQPLLAGQGLPAFEAITPEQINAAMPRLLEELDAELTALEHRLEQQPAQPEAALHWESVMDPLQRLGERLRWSWGVVSHLHGVCNSPELREAYQQQQPAVVAFGSRAGQSRVVYRALETLAQQHAASQPGDPAHLDPTQLRILEAERLDMQLRGVGLEGAEQDAFNAATAELASLASTFGNHVLDATNGWSLTLTREEELAGLPDSLRELLAQAAREAGEEGWRLGLDMPRVVPFLKYSQRRDLRETVYRAHVSRASSGELDNGPLIERILTLKRDQARRLGYANWAEVSLATKMAGSVADVEQLLEELRAAAFPVAEAELEALRACARRHGAPEADALRPWDVSYWAEVLRRESFDLDAEALRPWFPLEQVLQGLFGLCQRLFDIRIVSTEGEAPLWHPDVRYFRVLDAGNGTPLAGFYLDPYSRPGSKRGGAWMDECLGRSSTPSGETVLPVAYLICNQSPPVGDTPSLMTFEEVETLFHEFGHGLQHMLTTVERAQAAGINNVEWDAVELPSQFMENWCYDRATLMGMARHWRSGEPLPEREYEKLLAARTFMGGTATLRQVHFALTDLRLHSQWTPDGGQSPEQLRRAIARSTTVLEPIPEDAFLCAFSHIFAGGYAAGYYSYKWAEVLSADAFSAFEEVGLEQEEAIVATGRRFRDTVLSLGGSRSPAEVFEAFRGRQPSSEALIRHSGLAASSG
- a CDS encoding phosphotransferase enzyme family protein, yielding MECTLSDLRGIADRFALPAAVSAVTPLGNGNVNDTFRVETESGQRFVLQRLNTRVFRHPEQVMANIVALNRHVAGRAPLTATPERRWELPEAIPLRDATAFQLRHPSGVWRMLSHVDQANTHDTVLHLDHAAELGRGLGTFHRLIHDLPCRQLADTLEGFHITPGYLASFDQVHAGLTGRTPQHRFDADEHHCIAFVNQRRALAGVLEQAKAAGVLQLRPIHGDPKVNNVMLDTATGRAVALVDLDTVKPGLVHYDIGDCLRSGCNPAGEESRDLEAVVFDLDRCRAILGGYLEQARSFLTAADFDHLPVAARLISFELGLRFFTDHLAGNRYFKVSHPRHNLERALVQFRLTESIEAQDTALNALIEELR
- a CDS encoding DOMON-like domain-containing protein, which encodes MARQTFRLVPFEAGGPAVTIDGQLTLAAAMPGEGAPVLELALLVRDRDPGDGAGNGVASLAIPELLPDAPTAGAEGLRRDGLWQHTCLECFVGPAGQPHYLEFNLAPHGAWTVYALDGYRQGLRPAPDYRSLPFRCTSSPEGLELNLRCALPRGWKAVACLDWQVSAVLEDRHGSLSYWALRHPRGAADFHDRNQWVLDQPL
- a CDS encoding glycosyltransferase family 39 protein encodes the protein MSPWRPRTGWGLLVLMVAAAALRFHDPGHQWLSHDEVYTALRTAGFPPLEPPAQLTAGELQQFLRLSADHGWSATLRELARHPEHPPLYFLLARLVREGFGEAMVSVRLLSALFSVLLVPAVYWLGWEVSGSLGLAALAAGMAVVSPLQLLYAQEARPYSLLVLLTALACAGLLRLRRGPGPLPFWSYVLTLVAGLYTSLIFVLVPLSHGLHGLLPGQPAGHRRRWGAAMAIALVAFLPWLWILGVRLEAFLRHTAWLRVVPPAPPDAWLRGLHWSAPFVDLGGQPPPWWPAAALTVVLALAGAGALVLARRTTSPGWSLLVLLLLLNLLVLEAGDLATGGRHAQMTRYLLPGLLGAQMLVAGALWGLVSVRGSRPAGVLLLVAALLAGALSCRSILAADTWWHQYRLYRPTRVQAALWAHPGSQLRLVRSPTSLGEAIALAQRLDPDTPLCFVAAPLSSGAPGPPAAAVVQASDLGQVVLPADGAGSSASCAGP
- a CDS encoding polysaccharide pyruvyl transferase family protein, encoding MADRAHSSSGLARLVPAGLRGWRQPPPTAPVALVWWGSWPRGATLGDLLAVENLSAALRTAGVPHSVLSHPSHALPSHLAIRRPWRLASQLHTLVFVCGPLVLTKRVRRLLAACGHARKLAAGVSLLERQRPFNVLLDGVVARDGTESATFDLAIARCQPPLERPRPASPAQARIGLCLRGPQKDYGPARDRSAAVEGLFRQVLADHPGPVLPIDTVLSARNSAADIEAAFDGVDLVITTRLHGSLLALAAGVPVIAVDQIAGGGKLTEVLSRTGWPHLFPAEACSPDQLAALMRGCLEDCPLEAIAASQARMLLLSRQALQASVALVQEKAG
- a CDS encoding dihydroneopterin aldolase, giving the protein MSGDQVVVRGLRLWAHVGVLEQERRLGQRFELDVVLGADLAEAARADSLAASLDYSRLIADLLQLAPRLECLTLEHFSERILARVEALYGPVPVWLELRKCAAPVPGFSGLVAVRRSRHWPAGPPPLLGLEGAHG
- a CDS encoding glutamate-5-semialdehyde dehydrogenase, with the translated sequence MTVTATPPPGSGPPGTAAPAAAVPDPSPELLQRAATVRRCAMALGQCGDGARQQAVLAMAEALEQARPSILAANQADLEAAAGNGLAPALVARLKLDAAKLDGAIAGVRQVAGLPDPVGRRQLHTELDQGLVLERLSVPLGVVGVIFEARPDAVMQIASLAIRSGNGAILKGGREASRSCGAILAALQTGLGRSAVAPEALTLLTSREESLALLKLDGLVDLIIPRGSNALVRFIQDNTRIPVLGHADGVCHLYVDAAADPEQALRVALDAKTQYPAACNAIETLLVHRAIAPAFLSLAIPAFARAGVELRGDGASQALGVPVAATEVDWGTEYSDLILAVKVVEDLETALEHIGRYGSRHTDAICTTDAATADRFLAAVDSAGVFLNCSTRFADGFRYGFGAEVGISTQTLPPRGPVGLEGLVTYRYRLRGEGHIAADYAQGERRFTHRSLPL